The Bradyrhizobium sp. WBAH42 genome includes a window with the following:
- a CDS encoding GCG_CRPN prefix-to-repeats domain-containing protein, producing MKYLFAAVMLASAVVGFSEAASAAGGCGPGWYRGPYGGCRPMRGAVVVRPAPVVVAPAPVVVVPRARVCPYGFRWYAGRCRPF from the coding sequence ATGAAATACCTGTTCGCCGCCGTCATGCTCGCCAGTGCGGTCGTCGGTTTCAGCGAGGCGGCCAGCGCCGCCGGCGGTTGCGGCCCGGGCTGGTATCGCGGCCCCTATGGCGGCTGCCGTCCGATGCGCGGCGCTGTCGTGGTTCGCCCCGCCCCGGTGGTGGTCGCCCCGGCGCCGGTCGTCGTCGTGCCTCGTGCGCGCGTATGCCCCTACGGTTTCCGCTGGTACGCCGGCCGCTGCCGCCCGTTCTGA
- a CDS encoding twin-arginine translocation (Tat) yields MERRNFLKLALGLTAGAAAFAAAAAQAAPLSPQPLADPARPPQGNPDAHPAVTTSEEAAKLTPEQVHWRGRGRHWGWRRRHWRRHYRRWHRRHYW; encoded by the coding sequence ATGGAGCGCCGGAACTTTTTGAAACTTGCCTTGGGATTGACGGCGGGCGCCGCCGCCTTCGCCGCTGCTGCCGCGCAGGCCGCGCCGCTGTCACCGCAGCCGCTCGCTGATCCCGCCCGGCCGCCGCAAGGTAATCCCGACGCTCATCCTGCGGTCACCACCAGCGAGGAAGCCGCCAAGCTGACGCCTGAGCAGGTTCATTGGCGTGGGCGCGGCCGCCACTGGGGCTGGCGCCGCCGTCATTGGCGCCGGCATTACCGGCGCTGGCACCGCCGCCATTACTGGTGA
- a CDS encoding glutathione S-transferase family protein, with amino-acid sequence MADLTLTTFNWVPEPPRGLVRDLRVRWALEEAALPYRVASTPFDDRGPAHLAHQPFGQVPWLTDGDISIFETGAILLHLGERSDKLMPTDPRGRTEATKWVFAALNSVEMASLPWTMSKFMGHPTDTAAWKFVDDFLKLRLRRLEPVLGPRQWLAGSFSVADILMADVLRVVDKFDGLADSPACRAYAARATARPAFAKAHADQMAHFAAGDKARGA; translated from the coding sequence ATGGCCGACCTCACCCTGACCACCTTCAATTGGGTTCCCGAGCCGCCGCGTGGCCTCGTGCGCGACTTGCGCGTGCGCTGGGCCCTCGAAGAGGCCGCCCTGCCCTATCGCGTCGCCAGCACCCCATTCGACGATCGCGGGCCTGCGCACCTCGCACACCAGCCGTTCGGCCAGGTGCCATGGCTGACCGACGGCGACATCTCGATCTTCGAGACCGGCGCGATCCTGCTGCATCTCGGCGAGCGCAGCGACAAGCTGATGCCGACAGATCCGCGCGGCCGCACTGAAGCGACGAAATGGGTGTTCGCGGCGCTCAATTCGGTGGAGATGGCCAGCCTGCCCTGGACGATGTCAAAGTTCATGGGACATCCGACCGACACGGCGGCGTGGAAATTCGTCGACGACTTCCTCAAGCTCCGGCTCAGGCGTCTCGAGCCGGTGCTCGGCCCCCGCCAATGGCTGGCCGGATCCTTCTCCGTCGCCGACATCCTGATGGCGGACGTACTGCGCGTGGTCGACAAGTTCGACGGGCTTGCGGACAGTCCTGCCTGCCGCGCCTATGCCGCGCGCGCCACGGCCCGCCCGGCGTTCGCCAAGGCGCACGCCGACCAGATGGCGCATTTTGCTGCGGGGGACAAGGCGCGCGGGGCGTGA